The proteins below are encoded in one region of archaeon CG10_big_fil_rev_8_21_14_0_10_43_11:
- a CDS encoding lipoprotein-releasing system ATP-binding protein LolD: MYSILSLFLTREEFYLLITYSVRVVSEEIIRLENVHKHYVMGNVIVKALSGLSLSIKRGELVAIVGSSGSGKSTAMHIIGALDTPTKGNVYFEGKNVSRFSQDELAQLRGRKIGFVFQQFNLIRSSTALENVLLPTVFSNNVDSDPKKRAIQILRDVELGDRIAHKPTELSGGQQQRVAIARALINDPPIILADEPTGNLDSKTGKLVMDYLRKINKEQGKTVIIVTHDLDITKYLDRIIHLKDGRVV, translated from the coding sequence ATGTATTCTATATTAAGTTTATTTCTCACACGCGAAGAGTTTTATTTGCTAATCACGTATAGTGTTCGTGTGGTAAGTGAAGAGATTATTCGCCTTGAAAACGTGCACAAACACTACGTTATGGGAAACGTTATTGTCAAAGCTCTTTCAGGTCTTTCCCTTTCTATTAAGCGCGGCGAGCTTGTTGCCATAGTGGGTTCTTCTGGCAGCGGCAAGTCAACAGCGATGCACATTATTGGCGCGCTTGACACGCCAACAAAAGGAAACGTATATTTTGAAGGAAAAAATGTTTCCCGCTTTTCTCAAGACGAGCTTGCCCAACTTCGCGGAAGAAAAATCGGCTTTGTCTTCCAGCAATTTAATCTCATACGTTCATCAACTGCGCTTGAAAACGTGCTTTTACCTACGGTTTTTTCAAATAATGTGGACTCAGACCCAAAAAAGCGCGCCATACAAATCCTTCGGGATGTTGAACTTGGTGATCGCATAGCACACAAGCCAACTGAACTTTCAGGGGGTCAACAGCAACGTGTTGCAATCGCACGCGCCCTTATAAACGACCCGCCAATCATTCTTGCAGATGAGCCAACGGGAAACCTTGACTCAAAAACCGGAAAACTCGTGATGGATTATTTGCGAAAGATAAACAAAGAACAAGGAAAAACAGTTATTATCGTCACTCACGATCTTGACATTACAAAATACCTTGACCGCATTATTCATCTCAAAGACGGGAGGGTCGTATGA
- a CDS encoding peptidylprolyl isomerase yields the protein MTKTAKKGDTVAVHYTGKLDNGEIFDSSRDREPLEFTLGSGQMIGGFDKAVEGMNVGEKKNITLEPSEAYGARDDTKILTFPKENLTAQLGVQPAKGMQLSANGMAVTIVDVSEKEVKIDFNHFLAGKKLAFEIELVSIK from the coding sequence ATGACAAAAACAGCCAAAAAAGGCGATACCGTAGCGGTGCACTACACCGGAAAACTTGACAATGGAGAAATATTTGACTCCTCTCGCGATCGCGAACCACTTGAATTCACTCTTGGCAGTGGCCAGATGATTGGTGGTTTTGACAAAGCAGTTGAAGGTATGAATGTTGGAGAAAAAAAGAACATCACTCTTGAGCCAAGTGAAGCGTATGGCGCGCGTGATGACACAAAGATTCTGACTTTTCCAAAAGAAAATCTTACTGCTCAACTAGGGGTTCAACCTGCAAAAGGCATGCAGCTTTCAGCAAACGGCATGGCCGTCACTATTGTTGATGTGAGCGAAAAAGAAGTCAAAATTGATTTCAACCATTTTCTTGCCGGAAAAAAACTTGCCTTTGAAATAGAGCTTGTAAGCATCAAATAA
- a CDS encoding ACP synthase translates to MKALSLKQPWAQLIVEGKKTIELRSWNTHFRGRFLIHASKNTDKQACARFGFEHVYEGCVIGSAVLCAVKEYKTLTELRADQDKHWATDRYTRVPVRGFVLRDAKKTKPVKLAGALGFFNTPLP, encoded by the coding sequence GTGAAAGCGCTCTCGCTCAAGCAGCCGTGGGCGCAGCTTATTGTTGAAGGTAAGAAAACCATTGAGCTTCGCTCGTGGAACACGCATTTTCGAGGAAGATTTTTGATTCATGCATCAAAAAATACTGATAAACAAGCATGCGCGCGCTTTGGCTTTGAACACGTGTATGAAGGATGCGTTATTGGAAGCGCAGTATTGTGCGCAGTAAAAGAATACAAAACCCTTACAGAATTGCGCGCTGACCAGGATAAACATTGGGCAACTGACCGATACACGCGCGTTCCTGTGCGTGGGTTTGTGTTGCGTGACGCAAAAAAAACAAAGCCCGTTAAACTTGCAGGCGCGCTTGGTTTTTTCAACACGCCACTGCCATAA
- a CDS encoding CpaF family protein: MKETVLDTYTMEVDFVPVTIRIARRENEFVPLYLVTLPHIPRGTQVLMQHIRENIVATYSISRQDVLDVNKLTELKQTFFKNITRIIAEEVPTLSQPQQKILAGTLIQNMLGLGKIEVLIADSNLEEVVINNSNEPVWVYHKQFGWLKSDVTLSDDEVIYNYSSKIGRGVGKDITTLSPLMDAHLMTGDRVNATLFPISTKGNTITIRKFRRNPWTVIELIKNKTLSAEVAAFLWIAVEYEISIIISGGTASGKSSFLAALLPFIPPNQRVVSIEETRELQLPKFLHWVPLSTRGANPEGKGEVTMLDLLINSLRMRPDRIIVGEVRRQKEAEVMFEAMHTGHSVYATVHADTAEQTTRRMTSPPINLPLEEIETLPLIAVMFRHRRRGIRRLFQIAEIISTNKELDETEINMLYRWRPVDDKITIVNESIRLLNELRLHTGMEQEDLNRELLRRKKILEWMVAKNITALNDVGRIISEFYFDDKTIEDYASKNKSPTELLHTLQEKEEQKEKGMLPEEKTRMEKEGYACKKCAKTFSRPLELARHTRSTHPHGAKPVHARATKKKSGQKSAKKKNARKKSAKKRAKTRGATKKPARKVAKNSLKKSGVKKKPAKKQAAKKKRVTKKSAKKRVARVAKK, encoded by the coding sequence ATGAAAGAAACAGTGCTTGATACCTACACTATGGAAGTGGATTTTGTGCCAGTCACAATCCGCATTGCGAGACGCGAAAACGAATTCGTCCCGCTCTACTTAGTTACCCTGCCACATATTCCGCGCGGAACACAAGTGCTCATGCAGCATATTCGTGAAAACATTGTAGCAACGTATAGCATTAGCCGCCAGGACGTGCTTGACGTGAACAAACTCACCGAACTTAAGCAAACGTTTTTCAAAAACATCACGCGCATCATTGCAGAAGAAGTGCCCACACTCTCCCAACCGCAGCAAAAAATTCTTGCAGGAACACTTATTCAAAACATGCTTGGACTCGGCAAGATTGAGGTGCTTATTGCTGATTCAAACCTTGAGGAAGTGGTTATTAACAATTCAAACGAGCCGGTGTGGGTGTATCATAAACAGTTTGGCTGGCTCAAAAGTGATGTCACTCTCAGTGATGATGAAGTAATCTACAATTATTCATCAAAAATTGGTCGTGGCGTTGGAAAGGACATTACCACGCTCAGCCCGCTTATGGACGCCCACCTTATGACTGGTGACCGCGTGAATGCAACATTGTTTCCTATTTCAACAAAAGGAAACACTATTACCATTCGAAAATTCAGACGAAACCCGTGGACGGTTATTGAACTTATCAAAAACAAAACCCTTTCTGCTGAAGTTGCCGCGTTTTTATGGATAGCAGTGGAGTATGAGATTTCAATTATTATTAGTGGTGGTACTGCGTCAGGAAAATCAAGTTTTCTTGCAGCGCTTCTGCCGTTTATCCCGCCAAACCAGCGCGTGGTTTCAATTGAGGAAACACGCGAGTTGCAGTTGCCAAAGTTTTTGCATTGGGTTCCGCTCTCAACGCGCGGTGCAAATCCTGAAGGAAAAGGAGAAGTAACCATGCTTGATTTGTTAATAAACTCGCTTCGTATGCGCCCTGACCGTATCATTGTAGGTGAGGTTCGCAGACAAAAGGAAGCAGAAGTCATGTTTGAAGCAATGCACACGGGCCACTCAGTGTACGCAACCGTTCACGCAGATACTGCTGAACAGACAACGCGGCGTATGACAAGTCCGCCAATTAATTTACCTCTTGAAGAGATTGAAACCCTGCCGCTTATTGCAGTTATGTTTCGTCATCGCAGGCGCGGTATTCGCCGGCTCTTTCAGATTGCTGAAATTATTAGCACAAATAAAGAGCTTGATGAAACAGAAATCAACATGCTCTATCGGTGGAGGCCTGTTGATGACAAGATTACGATTGTAAATGAAAGCATTCGTCTTCTCAACGAATTGCGATTGCACACGGGAATGGAGCAGGAAGATTTGAATCGTGAGCTTTTGCGCAGAAAAAAGATTTTAGAATGGATGGTTGCAAAAAACATAACAGCACTCAATGATGTGGGGCGCATAATTAGTGAATTCTATTTTGACGATAAAACAATTGAAGATTACGCAAGCAAAAATAAGTCGCCAACTGAGTTGTTGCACACGCTTCAAGAAAAAGAAGAGCAAAAAGAAAAAGGCATGCTTCCTGAAGAAAAAACCCGCATGGAAAAGGAGGGCTACGCGTGCAAGAAGTGCGCGAAAACATTTTCTCGACCCCTTGAGCTTGCGCGTCACACGCGAAGCACGCACCCGCATGGTGCAAAACCGGTTCATGCGCGCGCAACAAAAAAGAAGTCAGGGCAAAAGTCAGCAAAGAAAAAGAACGCAAGAAAAAAAAGCGCAAAAAAGCGGGCAAAAACGCGCGGTGCAACGAAAAAACCAGCAAGAAAAGTTGCAAAAAACTCGCTAAAAAAAAGCGGAGTAAAAAAGAAGCCGGCAAAAAAGCAAGCCGCTAAAAAAAAGCGTGTGACAAAAAAGAGCGCAAAAAAAAGAGTAGCGCGGGTGGCTAAGAAGTGA